Proteins from a single region of Sinorhizobium alkalisoli:
- a CDS encoding thermonuclease family protein, with protein sequence MAKANTRKRRRSTKRKSSRDGMAPWYLAAVALIGGIVAHEHWEKFSRLPGGREVVALLSEPETKPKPKPPTPRIVRPQEHTGSIAPKPKVAVPPPMERPVEQAAPLPTGRSADSTTFYFCGIRHDNCVIDGDSFLFNGERILIADIDAPETKLAKCDEERSRGAHAKARLRELLNAGQFTVVDAPAGFVDGEAGKRRLVTRNGRSIGGILLAEGLVRKRTARPAAWCGTTARVSG encoded by the coding sequence ATGGCCAAGGCAAATACCAGGAAGCGCAGGCGCAGCACGAAACGGAAGAGCAGCCGGGACGGCATGGCGCCGTGGTACCTTGCCGCGGTCGCTCTCATCGGCGGCATCGTCGCGCACGAGCATTGGGAAAAATTCAGTCGACTGCCGGGCGGGCGGGAGGTGGTGGCTCTGCTCTCCGAACCCGAAACGAAGCCGAAGCCGAAGCCCCCGACGCCTCGCATCGTCCGGCCGCAGGAGCATACCGGCTCGATCGCTCCGAAGCCCAAAGTGGCCGTGCCGCCGCCGATGGAAAGGCCCGTGGAACAGGCGGCGCCATTGCCGACCGGCCGCTCTGCCGACAGCACCACCTTCTATTTCTGCGGCATTCGTCACGACAATTGCGTGATCGATGGCGATTCCTTCCTCTTCAATGGCGAAAGAATCCTGATCGCCGATATTGACGCGCCGGAAACGAAGCTTGCGAAATGCGACGAGGAGCGCTCGCGCGGCGCGCACGCCAAGGCCCGGCTCAGAGAATTGCTGAACGCCGGCCAGTTCACGGTGGTCGATGCGCCGGCGGGTTTTGTCGACGGGGAAGCCGGCAAGCGACGGCTGGTGACGAGAAACGGAAGGTCGATTGGGGGCATTCTGCTTGCCGAGGGTCTGGTACGCAAACGGACCGCTCGGCCGGCCGCCTGGTGCGGCACGACGGCCCGCGTTTCGGGTTGA
- a CDS encoding aminoglycoside phosphotransferase family protein, whose translation MSSPAEEIVIDVPLVRRLVAEQFPQWTDLPVRPVAFGGWDNRTFRLGDHMTVRLPSAAHYVRQVEKEQRWLPLLAPHLPLPIPAPLALGRPGEGYPWPWSVYRWREGEIATHAVIDDVTAFAAALAAFLIKLQAIDADGGPPPGAHNFFRGGPLAVYDEQTRRALDALDGTIDTAAARDLWEEALSSEWSGSPVWFHGDVASGNLLVEGGRLSAVIDFGTSGVGDPACDLSIAWTMFKGESREVFRAVLPLDEGTWTRGRAWTLWKAMIVAAGMMGNDRLEIERSRCLIAEVLSDHAR comes from the coding sequence ATGTCATCCCCTGCCGAAGAGATCGTGATCGATGTGCCGCTGGTCCGGCGCCTGGTTGCGGAGCAGTTCCCGCAATGGACCGATCTGCCGGTAAGGCCCGTCGCCTTCGGCGGCTGGGACAATCGGACGTTCCGTCTCGGCGATCACATGACGGTGCGACTGCCGAGCGCTGCGCACTACGTGCGGCAGGTGGAGAAGGAGCAGCGCTGGCTGCCGCTTCTGGCGCCGCATCTGCCGCTGCCTATCCCCGCGCCACTGGCCTTGGGACGTCCAGGCGAGGGCTACCCCTGGCCCTGGTCTGTCTATCGATGGCGCGAAGGCGAGATCGCCACCCATGCCGTCATCGACGATGTCACCGCCTTTGCCGCAGCGCTTGCCGCATTCCTCATAAAATTGCAGGCGATCGATGCGGATGGCGGTCCGCCGCCGGGTGCGCACAACTTCTTTCGCGGCGGGCCGCTGGCGGTCTATGACGAGCAGACCCGCCGGGCGCTCGATGCGCTCGACGGCACGATCGATACGGCCGCGGCGCGGGATCTGTGGGAGGAGGCGCTTTCCAGCGAATGGAGCGGCTCCCCGGTCTGGTTCCACGGCGACGTCGCCTCCGGCAATCTCCTGGTGGAGGGCGGCCGCTTGAGCGCCGTCATCGACTTCGGCACATCGGGCGTCGGGGACCCCGCCTGCGACCTATCGATCGCCTGGACGATGTTCAAGGGCGAGAGCCGCGAGGTTTTTCGCGCAGTGCTTCCCCTCGACGAAGGGACCTGGACGCGCGGGCGCGCCTGGACTCTCTGGAAGGCGATGATTGTCGCTGCCGGCATGATGGGCAATGATCGGCTCGAAATCGAGCGATCTCGGTGCCTCATCGCAGAGGTTCTCTCCGATCACGCGCGCTGA
- a CDS encoding NAD(P)/FAD-dependent oxidoreductase, with translation MSEGHHVVVVGGGFGGLQLVNDLKGAAVRITLIDRRNHHLFQPLLYQVATTVLATSEIAWPIRRLYRDRPEVTTLLGEVIGVDPVARTVSLESGQAITYDTLVLATGATHAYFGHDEWAAVAPGLKTLEDATTIRRRILLAFERAELEQDPERRDALLTFTIIGAGPTGVELAGIIAEMAHRILPPEFRRIDTRRARIVLVEAGSRILPAFSEALSGYAGRELKELGVEVLTGTPVTDCSAAGVMIGDRFVPSCTLVWAAGVQASPAAHWLGIPADRAGRALVGKDLTAPDYPEVFVIGDTASVSRADGKPVPGIAPAAKQQGAFVAKTIRARLEGRSAPGPFRYRHQGSLATIGRRAAIIDFGRIKLKGALAWWIWGIAHIYFLIGTRSRFAVAWSWLWTFLSGQHSARLITQKETEDVEAVELRD, from the coding sequence ATGTCGGAAGGACATCATGTCGTCGTCGTCGGTGGCGGCTTTGGCGGGTTGCAGCTGGTCAATGACCTCAAGGGCGCGGCGGTTCGGATCACCCTGATCGACCGGCGCAACCATCATCTGTTCCAGCCGCTGCTCTACCAGGTCGCGACGACGGTGCTGGCGACCTCCGAAATCGCCTGGCCGATCCGCCGCCTCTACCGGGACCGCCCTGAGGTGACGACGCTTCTCGGCGAAGTGATCGGGGTCGATCCCGTTGCCCGGACTGTCTCGCTCGAAAGCGGGCAGGCGATTACCTATGACACGCTGGTCCTGGCGACCGGCGCGACCCACGCCTATTTCGGCCACGACGAGTGGGCAGCGGTGGCGCCCGGGCTGAAGACGCTCGAGGATGCGACCACCATTCGCCGCCGCATTCTCCTGGCCTTCGAGCGGGCGGAACTCGAGCAGGATCCGGAGAGGCGCGATGCGCTGCTGACCTTCACCATTATCGGCGCCGGGCCGACCGGGGTCGAGCTTGCGGGCATCATCGCCGAAATGGCCCACAGGATCTTGCCGCCCGAGTTTCGCCGGATCGATACGCGTCGGGCGCGGATCGTGCTCGTAGAAGCGGGATCGCGCATTCTTCCCGCATTCAGTGAAGCGCTTTCCGGCTATGCCGGGCGCGAATTGAAAGAGCTCGGCGTCGAGGTGCTGACCGGAACGCCGGTGACCGATTGCAGCGCTGCCGGCGTGATGATCGGCGATCGCTTCGTGCCGAGCTGCACGCTCGTCTGGGCGGCCGGCGTTCAGGCTTCGCCCGCCGCGCACTGGCTCGGCATTCCGGCCGACCGCGCCGGTCGCGCGCTGGTCGGGAAGGACCTGACGGCGCCGGACTATCCGGAGGTCTTCGTCATCGGTGATACCGCGTCGGTCAGTCGGGCCGACGGCAAGCCGGTGCCGGGCATCGCGCCCGCCGCCAAGCAGCAGGGCGCTTTCGTCGCCAAAACGATCCGGGCCAGGCTCGAAGGAAGGTCGGCGCCGGGTCCGTTCCGCTATCGCCACCAGGGAAGCCTCGCCACCATCGGCAGGCGCGCCGCCATCATCGATTTCGGCCGCATCAAGCTCAAGGGTGCGCTCGCCTGGTGGATCTGGGGCATCGCCCACATTTATTTCCTGATCGGCACCCGCAGCCGTTTCGCGGTCGCCTGGAGCTGGCTGTGGACCTTTCTGAGCGGCCAGCACAGCGCCCGCTTGATCACGCAGAAGGAAACAGAGGACGTGGAGGCCGTAGAGTTGCGGGATTGA
- a CDS encoding Lrp/AsnC family transcriptional regulator, giving the protein MLDDRDRKLLMLLQEDASVAMGDLADRVNLSLSACSRRIQRLEEAGYVARRIVVLDREKMGVPTTLFALIKTAHHSDEWIEKFRRVISDIPEIVEVHRLTGNYDYIVKVVLPRVEHYDVVYKQIVRKVELFDVSASISMEVLKSGTAVPVDYAE; this is encoded by the coding sequence GTGCTGGACGACAGGGACCGAAAGCTGCTCATGCTTCTGCAGGAGGATGCGAGCGTCGCCATGGGCGACCTTGCCGATCGCGTGAACCTTTCGCTTTCCGCCTGTTCACGCCGCATCCAGCGGCTGGAGGAAGCGGGTTATGTCGCGCGGCGGATCGTGGTGCTCGATCGGGAAAAGATGGGTGTACCGACGACGCTTTTCGCGCTTATCAAGACCGCGCACCATTCGGATGAGTGGATCGAGAAATTCCGGCGGGTGATCAGCGACATACCCGAGATCGTCGAAGTGCATCGGCTGACCGGCAATTATGACTATATCGTCAAGGTCGTGCTGCCGCGCGTCGAGCATTACGACGTCGTCTACAAACAGATCGTCCGGAAGGTGGAGCTCTTCGACGTCTCCGCCTCGATTTCTATGGAAGTGCTGAAAAGCGGCACGGCCGTGCCGGTCGACTACGCCGAATGA
- a CDS encoding aspartate/glutamate racemase family protein, translating into MARRKIGELRKIGLIGGMSFESSAIYYRMVNEAVRARLGALHSAEVLLHSFDFQRIVDLQKAGRWDEAARRLSEVARGLESAGAECVLICTNTMHLIADAVQAAVGVPLINIIDETALRLKAAECRKPLLLATRYTMEHGFYAERMRAHGIDVMVPDAEGRTLTHNVIFDELCAGRVLDASREALSALIEQAKSAGADAVILGCTEICLILDPARLPLRGFDSTAIHAEAAVEFALGAERMHAAA; encoded by the coding sequence ATGGCAAGGCGGAAAATCGGGGAATTGCGCAAGATCGGCCTGATCGGCGGCATGAGCTTTGAAAGCTCGGCAATCTACTATCGAATGGTCAACGAGGCCGTTCGCGCCCGGCTCGGCGCGCTGCACTCTGCCGAAGTCCTTCTCCACTCCTTCGATTTCCAGCGGATCGTCGACCTGCAGAAGGCCGGCCGCTGGGATGAGGCCGCCCGGCGCCTCTCCGAAGTCGCGCGAGGGCTGGAGTCGGCCGGCGCCGAGTGCGTGCTGATCTGCACCAACACCATGCATCTGATCGCGGACGCCGTTCAGGCGGCAGTCGGCGTGCCGCTCATAAACATCATCGACGAGACCGCGCTTCGGTTGAAGGCGGCCGAATGCCGCAAGCCGCTGCTGCTTGCCACGCGCTATACGATGGAACACGGCTTCTATGCCGAGCGCATGCGCGCGCACGGCATAGATGTGATGGTACCGGACGCCGAGGGACGCACGCTCACCCACAATGTCATATTCGACGAGCTCTGCGCCGGCCGCGTGCTGGACGCCTCGCGCGAGGCGCTTAGCGCATTGATCGAACAGGCGAAGTCGGCCGGCGCCGATGCCGTGATCCTCGGCTGCACCGAAATCTGCCTGATCCTCGACCCCGCCCGCCTGCCCCTGCGTGGCTTCGATTCCACTGCGATCCATGCCGAGGCCGCCGTCGAATTTGCCCTTGGCGCGGAGAGGATGCACGCCGCAGCCTGA
- a CDS encoding winged helix-turn-helix transcriptional regulator, protein MNEATGKVEGRRAILVGGVPMDMDNCPVRDVMDHIGGKWNSLMILTLADGPLRFSELRRLIPDISQRMLTQTLRDLQRDGYLSRTVYPTQPPSVEYGLTDLGRSFLSVLRLFVDWSVENHAAIRRARAEFDVA, encoded by the coding sequence ATGAACGAGGCGACGGGGAAGGTTGAGGGCAGGCGGGCAATCCTCGTCGGCGGGGTGCCGATGGACATGGACAATTGCCCGGTGCGTGACGTGATGGATCACATAGGCGGCAAATGGAATTCGCTGATGATCCTGACGCTGGCCGATGGTCCCTTGCGCTTTTCCGAACTTCGGCGGCTCATCCCGGACATATCGCAGCGCATGCTGACGCAGACGCTGCGCGACCTGCAGCGCGACGGCTATTTGAGCCGCACCGTCTACCCGACGCAGCCGCCGAGCGTCGAATACGGCCTGACCGATCTGGGCCGCTCGTTCCTTTCGGTGCTGAGACTATTCGTCGACTGGTCGGTGGAAAATCACGCAGCGATCCGCCGGGCGCGTGCGGAGTTCGACGTGGCGTGA
- a CDS encoding NmrA family NAD(P)-binding protein has translation MAETLLVTGAAGQFGRLVLDALLAAGKTNPANIIATSRDAAKLADYAARGVETRSADFDDPASLDTAFAGADRILIVSTDVLDQPGKRLKQHLAAVAAAKKAGVKHILYTSMPNPDQSVIPFAADHLGTENAIRATGIPHTILRNAWYMENLFLALPHALASGQWFSSAGNGRISHVARADLARAAAAALEAGSSESRTYTLTGSGARTTEEIAALAAAATGRKLDVVQISDEALAGGLKGAGLPDFLVPILVSFDANTREGHFDVVTDDVATLTGKAPLGLSAFLEANKAALAQ, from the coding sequence ATGGCTGAAACATTGCTCGTGACCGGTGCAGCAGGTCAGTTCGGCAGGCTTGTGCTCGATGCGCTCCTTGCCGCCGGCAAGACGAATCCCGCCAATATCATCGCCACCAGCCGCGACGCGGCCAAGCTAGCCGATTACGCCGCGCGGGGCGTGGAGACGCGCAGCGCCGACTTCGACGATCCCGCCTCGCTCGACACGGCCTTTGCCGGCGCCGACCGCATCCTGATCGTCTCGACCGACGTGCTGGACCAGCCTGGCAAGCGGCTGAAGCAGCACCTCGCCGCCGTCGCAGCCGCGAAGAAGGCAGGCGTCAAGCACATCCTCTATACCTCCATGCCGAACCCGGACCAATCGGTGATCCCCTTTGCCGCCGATCATCTCGGCACCGAAAACGCCATCAGGGCGACCGGCATCCCCCACACGATCCTGCGCAATGCCTGGTACATGGAAAACCTGTTCCTGGCGCTGCCGCATGCGCTCGCAAGCGGGCAATGGTTCTCGTCCGCCGGCAACGGCCGCATCTCGCACGTCGCCCGCGCCGATCTCGCCAGGGCCGCGGCTGCCGCACTGGAAGCGGGATCGAGCGAAAGCCGCACCTACACGCTGACCGGCTCTGGGGCCCGCACCACGGAAGAGATCGCCGCTCTCGCCGCCGCGGCGACGGGCAGGAAGCTGGATGTGGTCCAGATTTCCGACGAAGCGCTGGCGGGCGGCCTGAAGGGCGCCGGCCTGCCGGACTTCCTCGTCCCCATTCTGGTCTCCTTCGACGCCAACACCCGCGAGGGCCATTTCGATGTCGTCACCGACGATGTCGCCACCCTCACCGGCAAGGCCCCGCTCGGCCTCTCCGCCTTCCTCGAGGCGAACAAGGCCGCACTGGCGCAATGA
- a CDS encoding 2-hydroxychromene-2-carboxylate isomerase, producing MPAPLDFWFSIGSPYTFLAVMRLSEIAERAAVEVRWRAFDARAIQVEANDAPFADRPLKATYMWRDIERQAARFGLTVRLPIPYPLAEFERANRVAALAAGEGWCPAYAIASYRHWFVDREPAGGEPNLSASIREAGQDPARVLGLANSEAGIATLDAATNEAREIGIFGSPSFVADGELFWGHDRLEDAIAWQHNLDQGNPG from the coding sequence ATGCCGGCACCGCTCGATTTCTGGTTTTCGATAGGAAGTCCCTACACCTTTCTGGCCGTGATGCGGCTATCCGAGATCGCCGAAAGGGCGGCGGTCGAGGTTCGTTGGCGCGCCTTCGACGCTCGCGCAATCCAGGTCGAGGCGAACGATGCTCCTTTCGCCGACAGGCCGCTGAAGGCCACCTACATGTGGCGCGACATCGAAAGACAGGCGGCGAGATTCGGCCTGACCGTCCGCTTGCCGATCCCCTATCCGCTCGCCGAATTCGAACGGGCGAACCGCGTGGCCGCGCTCGCCGCCGGCGAAGGCTGGTGCCCCGCCTATGCGATCGCCAGCTACCGGCACTGGTTCGTCGACCGCGAGCCGGCCGGCGGCGAACCGAACCTCTCGGCGAGCATCAGGGAAGCGGGCCAGGACCCGGCTCGCGTGCTGGGACTGGCAAACTCGGAAGCCGGAATTGCGACGCTGGATGCCGCGACCAATGAAGCGAGAGAGATCGGCATCTTCGGCTCGCCTTCCTTCGTCGCCGACGGCGAACTGTTCTGGGGTCACGATCGCCTGGAAGATGCCATCGCATGGCAACACAACCTCGACCAAGGGAACCCGGGGTAG
- a CDS encoding DoxX family protein, with product MLTSIRKLFDNPEAGGWAGWLGRIDGLVAALAPASLAQLALRFGLAVPFWRSGMSKWDGFLQLNDTAVLLFTSEFKLHLPGGPYDYPAPAMMAFVVACAEVLLPTLLVLGLATRLAALGLLAMTIVIQLTVPDGWPIHLTWAAMALAIVTWGAGKLSADGWLGARAGKA from the coding sequence ATGCTGACATCCATACGAAAGCTCTTCGATAACCCCGAGGCCGGAGGGTGGGCCGGCTGGCTCGGCCGCATCGATGGTCTCGTTGCCGCCCTGGCGCCCGCATCCCTTGCCCAGCTTGCCTTGCGCTTCGGCCTGGCCGTCCCCTTCTGGCGCTCCGGAATGAGCAAGTGGGATGGCTTCCTGCAACTGAACGATACTGCCGTTCTTCTCTTCACATCGGAGTTCAAACTGCATCTGCCGGGCGGGCCCTATGACTATCCGGCGCCGGCCATGATGGCATTCGTGGTCGCCTGCGCCGAGGTGCTGCTGCCGACCCTGCTGGTGCTGGGACTTGCAACCCGACTTGCCGCGCTCGGACTGCTGGCGATGACCATCGTCATTCAGCTCACCGTGCCGGATGGATGGCCGATTCACCTGACCTGGGCGGCGATGGCGCTTGCCATCGTCACCTGGGGAGCCGGGAAGTTGTCGGCGGATGGGTGGCTCGGCGCGAGAGCGGGAAAGGCGTGA
- a CDS encoding DNA-binding domain-containing protein — translation MRSVSLSSPEPACGRYAEGLTSGLLDPSCATPGFVAGPNGKAADRRFNVYRNNVTVSLMNALADIYPATLRITGEAFFRAMARFHVRETPPTSPLLFEYGRDFPDFIERYEYAQSMPWLADVARIERAWLDAYHAADGAVLSPAELAAVPPDRLGDLVFEAHPATRIVRSAYPAVTIFSVNRASGPVGRIETTAAESALVTRPALDVEVRRLAPGADRFLGGLVAGETMERAASAAGAVNADFDPAAAIRTMLEAGAFAAIRHGG, via the coding sequence ATGCGCTCGGTTAGCTTATCGTCGCCCGAACCCGCCTGCGGCCGCTATGCGGAGGGCTTAACGTCCGGACTGCTCGATCCTTCTTGCGCGACGCCCGGCTTCGTCGCCGGCCCGAACGGCAAAGCGGCCGACAGACGCTTCAATGTCTATCGCAACAATGTGACCGTCAGTCTCATGAACGCGCTCGCGGACATATATCCGGCGACCCTGCGCATCACGGGAGAGGCGTTCTTTCGCGCCATGGCGCGGTTCCACGTTCGCGAGACGCCGCCGACATCGCCGCTTCTCTTCGAATACGGCCGGGATTTTCCCGATTTCATCGAACGTTACGAATATGCGCAATCCATGCCGTGGCTGGCGGATGTGGCGCGGATCGAGCGGGCCTGGCTCGACGCCTATCACGCGGCGGACGGTGCCGTGCTGTCGCCGGCCGAGCTTGCCGCGGTGCCGCCGGACCGGCTTGGGGACCTCGTCTTCGAAGCGCATCCGGCGACGCGCATCGTGCGCTCCGCCTATCCGGCGGTGACGATCTTTTCGGTGAACCGGGCCAGTGGGCCGGTTGGACGGATCGAAACGACGGCCGCGGAGAGCGCTCTGGTGACGCGGCCGGCGCTCGACGTGGAGGTGCGCCGTCTTGCGCCGGGCGCCGACCGGTTTCTCGGCGGCCTGGTCGCGGGGGAGACGATGGAGCGTGCGGCCTCCGCGGCAGGCGCGGTAAACGCGGATTTCGATCCCGCGGCCGCCATCCGCACGATGCTCGAGGCGGGCGCCTTCGCGGCGATCCGCCATGGAGGATGA
- a CDS encoding DUF692 domain-containing protein produces MPELAIHPDRGASAGLRFPAHAIDGLAGTSFKHQHLPSILADEEQDRGFFEVHAENYMGAGGPPHAALLRIREDHPVSLHGVAMSIGGPQPLDKAHLARFAALVERYEPQLVSEHLAWSTHSTAYYNDLLPLPYTEATLRRVSEHIDEVQEAIGRRLLIENPSTYLLFKESTMSETAFIREIVRRTGCGLLLDVNNVFVSATNHGFSALDYLSDYPLEDVGEIHLAGHAEQQDDEGDLLLIDSHDGPVADAVWRLFDIVIGRCGPIPTLIEWDSAIPDWPVLKAEAKAAQSILDRHAASFGQEKMHALG; encoded by the coding sequence ATGCCCGAATTGGCAATTCACCCGGATCGCGGCGCGTCGGCCGGCCTTCGCTTTCCGGCTCACGCGATCGACGGCCTGGCCGGCACCAGCTTCAAGCACCAGCACCTGCCGTCCATCCTTGCGGACGAAGAGCAGGATCGCGGGTTCTTCGAGGTACATGCCGAAAACTACATGGGCGCGGGCGGCCCGCCGCATGCGGCGCTTCTCCGCATCCGCGAGGACCATCCCGTCTCGCTCCACGGCGTCGCGATGTCTATCGGCGGTCCGCAGCCGCTGGACAAGGCCCATCTCGCCCGCTTTGCGGCGCTTGTCGAACGATACGAGCCGCAACTCGTCTCCGAGCATCTCGCCTGGTCGACTCACAGCACGGCCTATTACAACGACCTCTTGCCGCTGCCCTATACGGAGGCCACCTTGCGGCGCGTCTCGGAGCATATCGACGAGGTCCAGGAGGCGATCGGACGGCGGCTCCTCATCGAAAATCCCTCGACCTACCTCCTGTTCAAGGAATCGACGATGAGCGAGACCGCCTTCATCCGCGAGATCGTCAGGCGCACCGGCTGCGGCCTGCTGCTCGACGTCAACAATGTCTTCGTCTCGGCGACCAATCACGGTTTTTCCGCTCTCGACTATCTTTCGGACTATCCGCTCGAAGATGTCGGCGAGATCCACCTCGCCGGACACGCGGAGCAGCAGGACGACGAGGGCGACCTTCTTTTGATCGACAGCCACGACGGCCCGGTCGCCGATGCGGTGTGGAGGCTCTTCGACATCGTCATCGGCCGCTGCGGCCCGATCCCGACGCTCATCGAATGGGATAGCGCCATTCCCGACTGGCCGGTTTTGAAGGCCGAGGCGAAGGCGGCGCAGTCGATCCTCGACCGGCATGCGGCGAGCTTCGGACAGGAGAAGATGCATGCGCTCGGTTAG
- a CDS encoding BufA1 family periplasmic bufferin-type metallophore, which yields MSVKSSINSAMLAGAVAAAVSSFAVAAPLSQAEVKAAMDAGKEKCYGVALAGQNDCAAGPGTTCQATSTVDYQGNAWKFVDGGTCTTMELPGGRMGSMEPLSRDVPS from the coding sequence ATGTCTGTGAAATCCTCGATCAACTCGGCAATGCTGGCCGGCGCCGTTGCGGCCGCCGTGTCATCCTTTGCTGTCGCCGCGCCGCTGTCGCAAGCCGAAGTCAAGGCGGCCATGGATGCCGGCAAGGAGAAATGCTACGGCGTGGCGCTGGCGGGGCAGAATGACTGCGCAGCCGGCCCGGGCACGACCTGCCAAGCCACCTCGACCGTCGATTACCAGGGCAATGCCTGGAAATTCGTCGATGGCGGCACCTGCACGACGATGGAACTGCCGGGCGGCCGCATGGGCTCGATGGAGCCGCTTTCGCGCGACGTTCCGTCTTAA
- a CDS encoding sigma-70 family RNA polymerase sigma factor — protein sequence MDDKDLAGLFRLALDGDERAYGDFLEQAAELVRAWARRRTTFGGLDPEDIVQETLLAIHIKRHTWRSDGPVMPWLYAVARHKLVDALRRMGRHSWIEIGELEGQLAAEESETAMSWEIDRALETLSPGQRSVVTAISLEGRTIAEAARSLDMKETAVRVALHRGLAAIAKRFGRD from the coding sequence GTGGACGACAAGGATCTCGCCGGACTTTTCCGCCTCGCCCTCGACGGCGACGAGCGGGCCTATGGCGATTTCCTTGAGCAGGCTGCGGAGCTCGTCCGCGCCTGGGCCCGACGGCGGACGACCTTCGGCGGCCTGGATCCGGAAGACATCGTCCAGGAAACCTTGCTGGCGATCCATATCAAGCGCCACACCTGGCGGAGCGATGGCCCCGTGATGCCGTGGCTCTATGCGGTTGCCAGGCACAAGCTCGTCGACGCCCTCAGGCGGATGGGGCGGCACTCATGGATCGAAATCGGCGAGTTGGAAGGTCAGCTTGCGGCCGAGGAAAGCGAGACCGCAATGAGCTGGGAGATCGACCGGGCACTCGAGACGCTGTCGCCCGGCCAGCGCTCGGTGGTGACGGCAATTTCGCTTGAGGGGCGCACGATAGCCGAGGCGGCAAGAAGCCTCGACATGAAGGAAACGGCAGTTCGCGTCGCGCTCCATCGCGGCCTTGCCGCCATTGCCAAGAGATTTGGACGCGACTGA
- a CDS encoding NrsF family protein, with translation METQELIKVLAADARRSGVPMALAWSLAAWTAVATAAIVFFLLLGPRTDIASAAETVRFLFKFVVTTALAASAFSLLRAQSRPETGRRGLLPGLAIAPALLLAAVGAELAVLPPGTWSARLVGTNAFVCLTFIPLIGLGPLALMLIALRHGAPSRPRLAGAMAGLTAGGIAATFYAAHCTDDSPLFVATWYTIAIAMLTLLGAVCAHRVARW, from the coding sequence ATGGAAACACAGGAGCTTATCAAGGTACTTGCGGCAGATGCCCGGCGGAGCGGCGTGCCGATGGCACTCGCCTGGTCCTTGGCTGCCTGGACTGCCGTCGCCACGGCCGCGATCGTCTTCTTCCTCCTGCTCGGCCCGCGAACGGATATCGCCAGCGCAGCGGAAACGGTTCGCTTCCTCTTCAAATTCGTCGTGACGACCGCGCTTGCGGCAAGCGCTTTTTCTCTCCTGCGCGCCCAGTCCCGACCGGAAACGGGCAGACGCGGATTGCTGCCCGGTCTCGCCATCGCGCCGGCGCTGCTGTTGGCGGCCGTCGGTGCCGAGCTCGCAGTCCTACCGCCCGGCACCTGGTCCGCGAGGCTCGTCGGAACCAACGCTTTCGTCTGCCTGACCTTCATCCCGCTGATCGGCCTCGGGCCGCTGGCCCTCATGCTCATCGCCCTGCGCCACGGCGCCCCGTCCCGTCCGAGACTGGCGGGTGCCATGGCCGGATTGACGGCCGGCGGTATCGCCGCGACCTTCTATGCCGCCCATTGCACCGACGATTCACCCCTGTTCGTGGCCACCTGGTATACAATCGCAATCGCCATGTTGACGCTGCTCGGCGCGGTTTGCGCGCACCGCGTCGCCCGCTGGTAG
- a CDS encoding GDCCVxC domain-containing (seleno)protein: MSELISILTCPACGHRSAETMPTDACLHFYTCKHCGLLLRPKQGDCCVFCSYGSLPCPPIQDERARRHSPNCRP; this comes from the coding sequence ATGAGCGAATTGATCTCTATCCTGACCTGTCCAGCCTGCGGGCATCGATCGGCCGAGACCATGCCGACGGATGCCTGCCTGCATTTTTACACCTGCAAGCACTGCGGCCTGCTGCTCCGGCCGAAACAGGGGGATTGTTGCGTATTCTGTTCCTACGGTTCCCTGCCGTGCCCGCCGATACAGGACGAGCGAGCGCGCCGGCACTCGCCTAATTGCCGGCCGTAG